One genomic region from Anopheles bellator chromosome 2, idAnoBellAS_SP24_06.2, whole genome shotgun sequence encodes:
- the LOC131212918 gene encoding cytochrome P450 4d1-like — translation MALAVVLFLVATLIALVLYLFQVFGEMLRYAGKLAGPKAYPLIGNGHLFINKSPAAFLRIVGALLKQYGSCIRVWLGTQLVIVVNDPKDVEVLLSSPKYIDKSTEYDFIRPWLGEGLLTSRGRKWHSHRKVITPTFHFKILEQFVEIFDRQSSTFVKMLQPFAESGRSFDIFPQVTLCALDVICETAMGTKVNAQLNAESKYVQAVKEITLLVQCRLFNFLIRYDFFYRFSSNRRKQEAALKVLHGYTNSVIKGRREELHRSNNDTGTAVDANENDLGIKKKMAFLDMLLQSTIDGQPLTDLEIREEVDTFMFEGHDTTTSAISFLLQSLAKNPDVQQKTFEEVLSIVGGDRTTPITMAMLNDMHYLDLVIKETLRMFPSVPLIGRKMGQTTEINGKTFPAGANAIVMPFFLGRNPEFYPDPEKFDPERFNVETSAEKTNPYQYIPFSAGPRNCVGQKFAIAEIKSITSKILRHYEVLSPLEKYDERLTSELILRPENGIYVRLKSRVY, via the exons ATGGCGCTCGCGGTGGTGCTGTTTCTTGTAGCGACGCTGATCGCGCTGGTACTGTATCTGTTCCAGGTGTTTGGGGAGATGCTCCGATATGCCGGAAAACTTGCTGGTCCGAAAGCGTATCCGCTTATAGGCAATGGACATCTGTTTATAAACAAGTCCCCTGCCG CTTTCTTACGCATCGTGGGCGCCCTGTTGAAGCAGTATGGAAGCTGCATTCGCGTGTGGCTCGGTACGCAGCTGGTGATCGTGGTGAACGATCCCAAGGATGTTGAG GTACTGCTGAGCAGCCCAAAGTATATCGACAAATCTACCGAGTACGACTTCATACGACCATGGTTGGGAGAAGGTTTGCTGACGAGCCGCGGCCGGAAATGGCACTCACATCGCAAGGTCATTACCCCTACATTCCATTTTAAGATCCTGGAACAGTTTGTGGAGATATTCGATCGCCAGAGCAGCACGTTCGTCAAAATGTTGCAACCTTTCGCCGAATCGGGCAGGTCGTTCGATATTTTCCCACAGGTGACACTGTGCGCGTTGGACGTTATCTGTG aAACTGCCATGGGTACGAAGGTCAACGCTCAGCTAAACGCTGAATCGAAGTACGTTCAAGCCGTTAAAGA GATCACGCTTCTCGTCCAATGTCgacttttcaatttcctcattcgatatgattttttttatcgattctCATCGAATCGCCGCAAGCAGGAAGCGGCACTAAAAGTGCTGCACGGTTACACGAACAGTGTTATTAAAGGCCGCCGTGAGGAACTTCATCGGTCGAATAACGATACTGGGACTGCCGTTGACGCAAATGAGAATGATCTTGGCATCAAGAAGAAAATGGCATTCCTGGATATGCTCCTGCAGTCGACGATTGACGGGCAACCTCTGACTGATCTGGAAATCCGAGAAGAAGTGGACACGTTCATGTTTGAGGGCCACGACACAACGACGTCCGCCATTAGCTTTTTACTTCAGAGCCTGGCCAAGAATCCCGATGTTCAACAGAAAACATTTGAGGAGGTCCTCAGTATTGTGGGTGGCGATCGGACAACTCCCATTACGATGGCGATGCTGAACGATATGCACTATCTGGATCTGGTAATTAAGGAGACCCTTCGGATGTTTCCCTCGGTACCGTTGATTGGACGAAAAATGGGACAAACAACTGAAATCA ATGGCAAAACGTTTCCTGCTGGAGCCAATGCTATCGTCATGCCATTTTTCCTCGGTCGAAATCCCGAGTTCTACCCAGATCCAGAGAAGTTCGATCCGGAGCGGTTCAACGTGGAAACGTCGGCCGAGAAGACGAACCCGTACCAGTACATTCCGTTTAGCGCTGGACCGCGGAACTGTGTTGGTCAGAAGTTTGCCATAGCCGAAATCAAAAGTATTACGAGTAAAATTTTGCGTCACTATGAAGTTCTGTCGCCGCTCGAAAAGTATGACGAAAGGTTAACTTCTGAACTAATTTTGCGTCCAGAAAACGGTATTTACGTTCGGCTGAAGTCCAGGGTATATTGA
- the LOC131212106 gene encoding uncharacterized protein LOC131212106, which yields MFVILATLVGLALAFSYYVYKANFSESVKYSGKLGGPVAYPLIGNGLLFAGKTPTGFFQTFDTLIQQYGKCFRLWLGTKLLIVITDPKDAEILLSSTKYIDKSDEYDLVRPWLGDSLLTSKGRKWFTHRRVITPTFHYKILEQFVKIFDKQSETFIEVLKPYADSGKSVDLFRPITLCALDVICESAMGTKLNAQLNAESKYVQAVKDITLLIQYRLFNFLIRYDFFYRFSSNRRKQEAALKVLHGYTDSVIKGRREELHRLHKEVTGDVVENEFGIKNKIAFLDMLLQTTIDGQPLSDLEIREEVATFMFAGHDTVTSATSFLLQSLMKNPDVQRKAFDEIRTVVGDDRTAPITMTMLNNMHYLDLVIKETLRMFSPVPMFGRKMSENTEINGKIFPAGSNAMIMSYFMGRNPELYPNPEKFDPERFNVETTAEKTNPYQYVPFSAGPRNCIGQKFAVLEIKSITSKLLRYYELLPPLEQYDESFTFELITRPATGVFVLLKPRFCSCLARSLENNLVVNFYATVQMVLHIVFAVLAVILAINYLMIRGNMKYARHMKGPMPLPIVGCLYLYFNMKQEDIIDFLTTLKSKYGNLFRVWVGHRLALFSTNVQYNETVLSSQKLIRKSELYKFLVPWLGNGLLLSTDQKWFNKRKILTPAFHFKILEQFIEVFDKQSHVLVDRLRPEATGELVNIYPYVTLAALDIICETAMGTSVNAQTDANSSYVKAITDLSLLLTGRFVKVWQRVDFLFNLSPDKRRQDEIIKVLHDFTTKIIHSRRQELAMRGVSEADDDADIGSKRRMAFLDVLLQSTIDGRPLTDQEIQEEVDTFMFEGHDTTTVAISFTLLLLARHPEVQEKLHQEIVEIVGNDLKAPVTYRNLQDMKYLEMIIKESLRLYPPVPIIARRFTEDVDLGGTKVPEGSNFNIGIMHTHRDPSIFPDPERFDPERFAPDRLLEQTSPYAYVPFSAGPRNCIGQKFAMLELKSTLSKVIRNFKLTTAGPEPKLTMQLTLKPKDGLFIGFLPRV from the exons ATGTTTGTGATTCTAGCAACATTGGTGGGCCTTGCCCTTGCATTTTCGTACTACGTTTATAAAGCAAATTTTAGTGAATCCGTTAAATATAGTGGCAAACTTGGTGGGCCTGTCGCATACCCGTTGATCGGAAATGGacttttatttgctggtaaaACTCCTACGG GATTTTTTCAGACATTCGATACGCTGATCCAGCAATATGGCAAGTGCTTTCGACTGTGGCTGGGAACGAAACTGTTAATCGTCATCACCGATCCGAAGGACGCAGAG atattGTTGAGTAGCACCAAGTACATCGACAAGTCAGACGAGTACGATCTTGTGAGGCCGTGGCTGGGCGATAGTCTACTGACCAGCAAGGGGCGAAAATGGTTTACACATCGTCGCGTGATCACTCCGACCTTTCACTATAAGATATTGGAACAGTTTGTAAAGATTTTCGATAAGCAAAGCGAAACTTTCATTGAGGTGCTCAAACCATACGCTGACTCAGGAAAATCCGTTGACTTGTTCCGACCGATTACGTTGTGCGCGTTGGATGTTATTTGTG AAAGTGCCATGGGTACCAAATTAAATGCTCAGCTGAACGCTGAATCGAAGTACGTTCAAGCGGTTAAAGA CATCACGCTTCTAATTCAGTATCGACTATTTAACTTCCTTATTCGTTACGATTTTTTCTACCGATTCTCATCGAATCGCCGTAAGCAAGAAGCGGCACTCAAGGTACTGCACGGATACACCGACAGTGTTATTAAAGGCCGCCGTGAGGAACTTCATCGGTTGCACAAAGAAGTGACCGGAGACGTTGTTGAAAATGAATTtggcattaaaaataaaatagcgTTCTTAGACATGCTCCTACAGACGACAATCGATGGACAGCCGCTAAGTGACCTTGAAATCCGCGAGGAAGTGGCCACGTTCATGTTTGCCGGCCATGACACAGTCACGTCGGCAACTAGCTTCCTGCTGCAGAGTTTAATGAAGAATCCCGATGTTCAGCGGAAGGCTTTCGACGAGATCCGCACTGTTGTGGGCGATGATCGGACTGCTCCAATCACGATGACAATGTTGAACAATATGCACTATCTGGATCTGGTGATCAAGGAGACACTACGGATGTTCTCTCCGGTGCCAATGTTTGGGCGAAAGATGTCGGAGAACACGGAAATCA ATGGGAAAATATTCCCGGCTGGTTCGAATGCCATGATCATGTCTTACTTCATGGGCCGTAACCCTGAGCTTTACCCAAATCCAGAGAAGTTTGATCCCGAACGATTTAATGTTGAAACGACGGCGGAAAAGACGAACCCGTATCAGTACGTACCGTTCAGCGCAGGACCTCGGAATTGTATCGGACAAAAGTTCGCTGTGCTGGAAATCAAAAGTATCACAAGCAAATTATTGCGTTACTACGAACTTTTGCCACCTCTTGAACAGTACGATGAGAGTTTTACTTTTGAACTAATTACGCGCCCAGCGACGGgtgtttttgttctgttgAAGCCCAGATT CTGCAGTTGTTTAGCCCGGAGTCTGGAGAATAATTTGGTTGTGAATTTTTACGCTACCGTTCAAATGGTGCTTCATATagtgtttgccgttttggcAGTGATCCTCGCCATCAACTACTTAATGATTCGGGGAAACATGAAATATGCCCGGCATATGAAGGGACCAATGCCGTTGCCGATCGTAGGGTGTTTGTATCTGTACTTTAACATGAAGCAAGAAG ATATAATCGATTTTCTTACCACGCTCAAGAGTAAGTACGGAAACCTCTTCCGTGTCtgggttggccaccggttggcgtTGTTCTCCACCAACGTGCAGTACAACGAAACAGTCCTAAGCAGCCAGAAGCTGATTCGGAAGAGTGAACTGTACAAGTTCCTCGTACCATGGCTCGGGAATGGACTGCTGCTCAGCACCGACCAGAAGTGGTTCAATAAGCGCAAAATTCTCACGCCTGCGTTTCACTTCAAAATCCTCGAGCAGTTCATCGAGGTGTTCGATAAGCAGAGCCATGTGCTGGTTGACCGGCTCCGTCCGGAAGCAACCGGGGAGCTGGTCAACATCTATCCCTACGTGACGCTGGCTGCGCTCGACATTATCTGCGAAACGGCCATGGGAACGTCAGTGAATGCGCAAACCGATGCTAATTCATCCTACGTGAAGGCGATCACCGACCTAAGTCTTTTGCTTACCGGACGTTTCGTGAAAGTGTGGCAACGGGTTGACTTCTTGTTCAACCTGTCGCCGGATAAGCGACGGCAGGACGAGATCATCAAGGTTCTGCATGATTTCACCACCAAAATCATTCACTCGCGTCGCCAAGAGCTCGCCATGCGTGGCGTATCGGAAGCGGATGACGATGCTGACATTGGGTCGAAACGACGAATGGCGTTCCTAGATGTGTTGCTACAGTCCACGATCGATGGGCGCCCGCTCACGGACCAGGAGATTCAGGAGGAGGTGGACACGTTTATGTTCGAGGGACACGATACGACGACCGTTGCGATATCCTTTACATTGCTACTGCTTGCCCGTCATCCAGAGGTTCAGGAGAAGCTTCATCAAGAGATTGTAGAGATCGTGGGCAATGATTTGAAGGCCCCGGTAACGTATCGTAATCTGCAGGACATGAAGTACCTGGAGATGATTATTAAGGAGTCGCTGCGGCTTTATCCTCCGGTGCCGATCATTGCCCGACGTTTTACGGAGGATGTTGATTTAG GTGGAACTAAAGTTCCGGAAGGGTCCAACTTCAACATCGGCATAATGCACACTCATCGTGATCCCAGCATTTTCCCTGATCCAGAACGGTTCGATCCAGAGCGATTTGCACCGGATCGTTTGTTGGAGCAAACAAGTCCTTACGCTTACGTTCCTTTCAGTGCAGGACCGAGGAATTGTATTG GCCAAAAGTTTGCTATGCTGGAGTTAAAGAGCACGCTTTCGAAGGTTATACGCAACTTTAAGCTAACAACGGCTGGCCCGGAACCAAAGTTAACGATGCAGCTGACACTCAAACCAAAAGACGGACTGTTTATCGGATTTCTTCCCCGGGTATAG
- the LOC131209893 gene encoding putative Dol-P-Glc:Glc(2)Man(9)GlcNAc(2)-PP-Dol alpha-1,2-glucosyltransferase, producing the protein MVSKFAPFSLFCVYSVISFLVFNKVYETTQLVIDEEFHLRQGVHYCQGRFQVWDPKITTFPGLYLASAVVLNQLQFCTVYSLRLISLIASIVNTVLMYKIRKNFINQKTNPDLLLETASLSLLPPLYFFAHLYYTDVLSVTVVLLLLLASERRQHTLAAFWGLCAVLMRQTNIVWVGFVCGSRAIDLLLSRGNLQQTLLSPYRLKNLIADVVDKFWAYITVMASFLAFLVLNGSIVIGDKTAHEAAIHLPQLFYFAMFFAMFSSSLVLPALSTTLKTVLRWWHVTLIACLLVGAIVHFNTIVHPYLLADNRHYTFYLWNRFYGRWWYARFLPVPLYVIAGLLVWKTSTQHQSSGFVIFSVAAVIASLALQKLLEVRYFLLPFLVLRLLRKGGVSRRALVLELVTNVAINIVTIAVFLHKEIRWENYEQPQRLMW; encoded by the exons ATGGTTTCGAAATTCGCtccgttttcgttgttttgtgtttactCTGTTATATCGTTCCTGGTTTTTAACAAGGTGTACGAAACCACCCAGCTGGTGATCGACGAGGAGTTCCATTTACGACAAGGAGTTCACTATTGCCAAGGCCGATTTCAAGTA TGGGACCCAAAAATCACTACCTTTCCCGGACTATACCTTGCTTCGGCCGTGGTGCTCAACCAACTGCAGTTTTGCACAGTGTACAGCCTGAGGCTCATATCACTTATCGCCAGCATCGTGAACACCGTGCTAATGTACAAAATTCGGAAAAACTTTATCAATCAGAAAACTAATCCTGATTTGCTGCTAGAAACGGCatcgctttcgcttcttcCGCCACTGTACTTTTTCGCTCATCTGTACTACACGGATGTGTTATCCGTAAcggtagtgctgctgctgttgctggctaGTGAACGTCGGCAGCACACGCTGGCTGCCTTCTGGGGCCTTTGTGCTGTTCTTATGCGTCAAACTAACATCGTATGGGTTGGATTCGTGTGTGGCTCTCGTGCGATCGACTTGCTGCTCTCGCGGGGCAATTTGCAACAAACGTTACTCTCCCCGTATCGACTAAAGAACCTAATCGCGGATGTTGTCGATAAATTTTGGGCTTACATTACCGTGATGGCGTCATTCCTAGCCTTCCTGGTGCTGAACGGTTCTATCGTAATTGGTGATAAAACTGCGCATGAAGCAGCCATCCATCTTCCTCAG CTTTTCTATTTTGCAATGTTCTTCGCTATGTTCAGCTCATCGTTGGTGCTTCCCGCGTTATCCACCACTTTAAAAACTGTACTCCGATGGTGGCATGTCACTCTAATTGCTTGTCTGCTGGTCGGAGCCATCGTTCATTTCAATACCATCGTGCATCCCTATCTTCTGGCCGACAATCGGCACTACACCTTTTACCTGTGGAATCGTTTCtacggtcggtggtggtacGCACGGTTCCTTCCCGTTCCACTGTACGTGATCGCAGGATTGCTCGTTTGGAAAACGAGTACGCAACACCAATCGTCCGGGTTCGTCATCTTTTCTGTAGCCGCCGTAATAGCATCGCTGGCTCTACAGAAACTACTTGAGGTACGCTACTTCCTGCTACCTTTCCTCGTTTTACGGTTACTGCGCAAAGGTGGGGTTTCGAGACGGGCCCTTGTACTAGAATTGGTGACCAACGTGGCTATCAACATTGTTACAATTGCCGTTTTCTTGCACAAAGAAATAAggtgggaaaattatgaacagcCTCAAAGGCTCATGTGGTAA
- the LOC131210376 gene encoding inactive ubiquitin carboxyl-terminal hydrolase MINDY-4B: MAKLKIVGGRPITMDEAIELRQTVFGSAASPPRGEWTRTGFMFGPANQEYPYGLRTPRNATRGMQSVIQAHIIKQFIFDNKPREKSVPLEELLKPTEAEQALSLYTAMSDILWNIGEKTKAIVALPGEASHIPHSHVYFQDNVTEKLYFFEFTKLDDLQIFMKRYLPYFTENPGPGTLLYLYSAVLTRGMENMRNDLDAPKGAHLMGPHEEGSLNVITLLLTGRATPYLHNGVVYVGDEDHYAVPQFGILSRGAIGLLVWEGENEAMRSASRMPGSRLKTPATPVWVSCCCGHYGVLFNSNRELLRNYHAEKRFELHYYTCAGCYLSMTVDNRGQEEGGGDNGDQDGDRKRDDMISTPLERLIHTKWMDAKITYHGALPASLNF; this comes from the exons ATGGCCAAACTGAAAATAGTGGGCGGGCGGCCCATAACAATGGATGAGGCGATT GAACTTCGCCAGACAGTTTTCGGCAGTGCTGCGAGTCCCCCACGTGGCGAATGGACTCGAACAGGATTCATGTTCGGCCCGGCAAATCAA GAGTATCCATACGGTTTGCGGACACCACGCAATGCGACCCGCGGTATGCAATCCGTGATCCAAGCCCACATTATCAAACAGTTCATTTTTGATAACAAACCGCGCGAAAAATCCGTCCCTCTcgaggagctgctgaagccaacGGAGGCAGAGCAAGCGCTATCCCTGTACACGGCGATGTCGGACATTTTGTGGAACATAGGCGAAAAGACGAAGGCGATTGTGGCTTTACCAGGCGAAGCATCGCACATTCCTCACAGTCACGTCTACTTCCAGGATAACGTAACCGAGAAGCTGTACTTCTTTGAGTTTACCAAACTCGACGATCTGCAGATCTTTATGAAACGCTACTTGCCTTAT TTTACAGAAAATCCTGGCCCCGGCACTCTGCTGTATCTCTATAGTGCTGTTCTAACGCGTGGCATGGAGAACATGCGAAACGACCTTGATGCCCCGAAGGGAGCCCATCTGATGGGACCACACGAAGAGGGCTCACTGAATGTGATCACACTCTTGCTAACCGGCCGGGCTACACCATATCTACACAATGGTGTTGTCTACGTGGGAGACGAGGATCACTAT GCCGTACCACAATTCGGAATTCTCAGCCGGGGAGCCATCGGGTTGCTGGTCTGGGAAGGGGAGAATGAAGCTATGAGGTCGGCTTCGCGAATGCCGGGTTCACGTCTGAAAACTCCGGCCACGCCGGTATGGgtaagctgctgctgcggccactACGGCGTGCTGTTCAACTCGAACAGAGAGCTGCTGCGGAACTATCACGCAGAAAAGCGATTTGAGTTGCATTACTACACGTGCGCCGGATGCTACCTTTCGATGACCGTCGACAACCGTGGGCAGGAGGAGGGTGGCGGTGACAACGGCGACCAGGATGGCGACCGGAAGCGTGATGACATGATTTCGACTCCTCTCGAAAGACTTATACACACGAAATGGATGGACGCAAAGATTACGTACCATGGTGCGCTGCCAGCTTCCTTAAACTTTTAA